The Alphaproteobacteria bacterium US3C007 genomic interval ATCATTAGGAATTTCTAAACTTGCCAGTTTGCAAACCATTGAAGAAATATCGCAACCCGCTGATGACATACTGGTCACGCTTGGAAATGGCCAAACCCTTCCGTGGAAAAACCTTACTGGTCTGCGCAAACGCAGAAAACTTGCGCCTGCCAAAGACATCCCTTAATCGATCGGGCAGTCTGAAAGGATAAGCGCCCGTGCCCATAGCCAGTTTAGAGACATCTTTGCGCGAGAAAGGGCTGTTGCAAATACCCGCGCAATGGGTCGCGCTTTCGGGGGGGCGCTCAAACCGCGTTTGGCGCGTTTCACAAGCTGGCGCGCAAGATCTCTGCGTAAAACTATATCCACAAACCGCGTGGCAGAATCCGCTTTTTGCAAATGATCCTGCGGGCGAATATTATTGCCTAGAAAATCTTCACGCAGAAAAGCTTTGTCCAAAGCCATTGGGGTTGGTAGTGACGCCCCAAGGGCGCTGCTTGGTTTATCACCATCACCACGGGGTCAGTTTCAGCGATCAAACCGCGCCAGTCGGCCAGTTGCTGGCGCGCATCCATAGCCGGCCCACGGTTCCGGCCGATTCAAAAGCCATAAGACACGCGCCCTGTGGATCTAGTGAATTAAACGCCCATACTATACAAATTTTGCAACGATGCGAGGGGCCAGAGCGCGGGCTCTTAGAGCGCCTAAGGCCGACCATCCCTGTAGAAAAACCAACAAAAATAAGCCTCATTCATGCAGATCCAGTGGCAAATAATATCGTGATATCAGGCCAAACGGCCCTGATGATTGATTGGCAAAGCCCTGCTTTGGGTGATCCAATGGAAGATCTAAGCCATTTCTTATCCCCCGCAATGCAACGCCTTTATCGTGGCAAAATACTAAACGCAAAACAGCAAAAGCAGGTTTTAAACGCGTATCAAGCGCAATATCCCCGTTTCGACTTTGCGCGTTTTGAACGATTATACCCGCATTACAGCTGGCGCATTGCCGCCTATTGCCTCTGGCAAAAACAGCAAGGCAATTCAGATTATTCAGATGCGTTTGATCAAGAAGTCACGGCATTGAAGGTTAAAGCATAAGCGGCAAACAATAAACCAAGGCACCGCCCAAAGCCACCGCTCCAGAAAACAACGCCACCCGCAATAAGGTTGAGTGTGGCGCGGCCTCCTGCGCGGGTGCAGATTGCTGGATCAACGCCGCCTCAACCAAACCCGGCAGGCGGGGGCCAAAGCGCGCCAAAACGCCCGCTGCTTTGGACAAATCACGCAATAACGCCAGCGGCCCGATACGTTTGCGAATGTAATCCTCAACCACTGGCCGCGCGACTTGCCAAATATTGATTTGCGGGTTCAAAGAGCGTGCAACCCCCTCAACCACCACCATGGTTCGCTGCAATAAGATCAGCTCGGTTCGGGTTTCCATGCCAAATTTTTGTGTTACTTCAAATAAATAACTCAGCAGGCGGCCCATCGATATTTGCGTTGCATCCATGCCAAAAATAGGCTCGCCGACGGCGCGTAATGCCCGCGCAAATTCATCGACATCCCGATCTGCGGGCACATAGCCCGCTTCAAAATGTACCTCTGCAACGCGTTTGTAATCGCGGCGGATAAACCCATATAAGATTTCGGCATAGACCCGGCGCGTATATTCATCAATATGCCCCATAATTCCGAAATCATACGCGATAATATCGCCATTTGCGGCCACTTTTAAATTACCCTGATGCATATCCCCGTGAAAATACCCATCGCGCAGCGCATGGCTGAGAAATAATTTTAGAACCCGATCCCCCAACTGGGCCAAATCATGCCCCGCGGCCAGCAGGGCCTCATTATCGCCCAGCGGTGCCCCTTCAGCCCAATCCAGCGTCATCACCCGGCGCCCCGATAGAGGCCACTTCACCGCAGGCAATTGAAACCCTGCATCAACACCCTGCGTATTGGCGGCAAATTCTGAGGCCGCCGAACTTTCGAGGCGTAGATCCAATTCGCCCATCACAACGCCTTCAAAATGTGAAATCACATCCACAGGGCGCAAGCGGCGCGATGCGGGTGACAAAAGCTGCACCATACGGGCCGCCAAATAAAACGCATCAATATCTTTGCGGAAGGCTTTTTCGATTTTGGGACGCAGGACTTTCACCGCAACATACGCACCGGTTTCAAGCAAACGGGCTTTATGAACCTGCGCGATAGAGGCCGCGGCCACAGCCTCGCTGAATTCCGAAAACACCTGATCGGGATCTATGCCGATTTCCTCTGCAAAGCTGGCTTTGGCCTCTGCGATCGAAAATGGCGGCAGCTTATCCTGCAAAACGCGCAATTGTTGCGCCAAATCATGGCCCACTAAATCTGGCCGGGTGGATAATATCTGACCAAATTTAATATAGGCCGGCCCCAAAGCAGACAGGGCGCGCGGGGCAGGCGGCATGGTTGCATCCCCCTTCAACCCCAACCAGGCGAAGGGCCAACCCAAAATGCGCGCGGTCACGCGCAGCGCGCGCGGAGCCTCCATCGCGTCTAACACTGCGCGCATGGCGCCCGTACGCTCAAGCGTGGCGCCCGTGCGCACCAG includes:
- the ubiB gene encoding 2-polyprenylphenol 6-hydroxylase, coding for MRGPHNIWRLVRTGATLERTGAMRAVLDAMEAPRALRVTARILGWPFAWLGLKGDATMPPAPRALSALGPAYIKFGQILSTRPDLVGHDLAQQLRVLQDKLPPFSIAEAKASFAEEIGIDPDQVFSEFSEAVAAASIAQVHKARLLETGAYVAVKVLRPKIEKAFRKDIDAFYLAARMVQLLSPASRRLRPVDVISHFEGVVMGELDLRLESSAASEFAANTQGVDAGFQLPAVKWPLSGRRVMTLDWAEGAPLGDNEALLAAGHDLAQLGDRVLKLFLSHALRDGYFHGDMHQGNLKVAANGDIIAYDFGIMGHIDEYTRRVYAEILYGFIRRDYKRVAEVHFEAGYVPADRDVDEFARALRAVGEPIFGMDATQISMGRLLSYLFEVTQKFGMETRTELILLQRTMVVVEGVARSLNPQINIWQVARPVVEDYIRKRIGPLALLRDLSKAAGVLARFGPRLPGLVEAALIQQSAPAQEAAPHSTLLRVALFSGAVALGGALVYCLPLML
- a CDS encoding aminoglycoside phosphotransferase family protein, whose amino-acid sequence is MPIASLETSLREKGLLQIPAQWVALSGGRSNRVWRVSQAGAQDLCVKLYPQTAWQNPLFANDPAGEYYCLENLHAEKLCPKPLGLVVTPQGRCLVYHHHHGVSFSDQTAPVGQLLARIHSRPTVPADSKAIRHAPCGSSELNAHTIQILQRCEGPERGLLERLRPTIPVEKPTKISLIHADPVANNIVISGQTALMIDWQSPALGDPMEDLSHFLSPAMQRLYRGKILNAKQQKQVLNAYQAQYPRFDFARFERLYPHYSWRIAAYCLWQKQQGNSDYSDAFDQEVTALKVKA